In one window of Maribacter sp. BPC-D8 DNA:
- a CDS encoding 5'-nucleotidase: MAKLKHFGILKIKHFVIFLTLLNLASCKNNPEQLKELTGKQIPIDTSFTSVDSIQKFIQPYHDRVESILDSTLAYAPFVITKTDGKFNTTAGNLMADIVLSETNPIFNKRTGHTIDLVLLNHGGIRSIISKGNVTSRTAYEVMPFENSVVVVELKGSALLKMVDYLIQSKRAHPVAGIQLILNKDNTVNTFTINSKTVDKNKSYYVATSDYLVTGGDNMNFFKEALSKTETDYKIRNAMIDFFSKVDTLAPKVDLRYYQLQ; encoded by the coding sequence ATGGCGAAGTTAAAACACTTTGGTATTTTAAAAATAAAACATTTTGTTATATTTTTAACATTGCTCAATTTAGCATCTTGCAAAAACAACCCTGAGCAACTAAAAGAACTGACTGGCAAGCAGATACCTATCGACACAAGTTTTACTTCAGTTGATAGTATTCAAAAATTTATTCAGCCTTATCATGATCGCGTCGAAAGTATTTTAGACAGTACTTTGGCATATGCACCTTTTGTAATCACTAAAACCGATGGCAAATTCAATACTACTGCAGGTAATTTAATGGCAGATATTGTATTAAGCGAAACAAACCCCATATTCAATAAACGCACTGGGCATACTATTGATCTGGTATTATTGAACCATGGCGGTATTCGATCTATTATATCTAAAGGTAATGTCACTTCTAGAACTGCGTATGAAGTAATGCCTTTTGAAAATTCGGTAGTAGTCGTAGAACTTAAAGGCAGTGCCCTATTAAAGATGGTCGACTACCTCATACAATCTAAAAGAGCGCACCCTGTTGCCGGTATACAGCTTATTCTAAATAAAGATAACACGGTAAATACTTTTACTATTAACAGTAAAACTGTAGATAAAAACAAGTCTTATTATGTTGCTACATCTGACTACCTTGTTACTGGTGGCGATAATATGAACTTTTTTAAAGAAGCACTTTCTAAAACAGAAACCGATTATAAGATACGAAATGCCATGATAGATTTCTTTTCTAAAGTGGATACCCTTGCCCCAAAAGTAGATTTAAGATACTATCAATTACAGTAA